The Chitinophaga niabensis genomic interval TCTATCGCTACAATGCTGCCTACTTTTCCTTTCATCATCTGCTCGCCCAGGATCTGCAATTCAATATCCAGAGCCAGGCGCAGGTTTTTACCCGCGATGGCCACGGTATCAAACTCTCCATTCTCCAATGGTCCCTGTGGCCTGTTCAGGTTATCTTTTACGAGGTACTGGATACCACGTTGCCCCATGAGTGTACTCTCATAAGTGTTTTCCAATCCTGTAAGACCCAGGTAATCGCCCTGCTGATAAGCGCTGTAAGCTTCTTTCTTGAGCTGGTCGGGATTGATTTCTCCGATATAACCGAGGAAGTTGGCGCCTGCGCCATAAGGGTAAGAACGTACGGGTCGGAGTAATAATTCAAATCCGGGTTGAAAGAGGTACATGCTTTCCTGCAGCTTACCGTAAGTTTCCGGCGGCAGCAAACTGGCAAATACAGACTGGCGTACACGCCCTTCTCTTTTGATAGCATTGGCAATTCGTTTACGGAATTCTTCCATGTCTATCTTCAATATCTCACATAAATAAGCGGTATCTATCTTTTTAACACTGGCAGGGGTTACCATCAGGTCGTACAAGGCCTCGTTACGCAGGATACTTCTCCCTTTGCGGTCGTAAATGATCCCCCGGCTGGGATAGATCACCTTCTTCAATACCGCATTGGCATCCGCAAGTTTGGAGTATTTAGTTTCCACTACCTGCAAAAAGAACAACCTTACCACGATGAGCGACACCATGCCAAGGATGATCAACTGAATAACTCTTTTTCTGGGCTGATTATAAACAGACATGCAGGTAACTAAATTAAATAATTATACGCTTATTTCCTGCTAAAGAACAACAGCTCGTATATCAATACCAAAAACAGGCTGACCACTGTTGACAACAGGATCTTCAGCAACAGGTATAAGGGATCGGCAAAGCTGAAAACGGACAGGCAGAAATATACGATGTTGTGTAGCAGTACTAGAACGGAAACATAGATAGCATATTGCGAAGCTCCCATACTTGTTACAGAAGGGGTCCGCTGGGTTACTTCAAAACCGCCCTGCGGGGACAGGATGTTGAGAATAAAAGGGCGCAGATACGCGATGAACACACAGGCCGCGGCATGCAGGCCAAAGGTATCTGAAAACATATCGAGGGTAATACCCAGTAAAAAACCCAGGAGCTGTAAGGCCGGCCGGGGAAGGTTAAAGGGCAATAACAAAATGAAGAGCATGTACAGGTAAGGATTTACATGCTGCTCGATCAGGATATGATCTAACACCACTACCTGGAACAGTATCAGTAGTATAAAACGGATAATATTTCTTAACAGTACGCTCATTTTAGCAGGTTGCGTGTAGAATCTTCCAACCGGGTTTGCTCATCGCGCAGCAGGTTTTCGATCACATACACATATTGCAGGTTGTAAAAGTTGGTAGCAAATTTCATCCGGATGCTGTAGGCGGTGCTGGACTTGTCTGACAGCCGGAAGGTATCGATATAGCCTACTGCTATATTTTCAGGGAATACGGCGGAGAATCCGCTGGTAATGATGGTATCGCCCTTATGCAGTTTGGCACTGCGGGGCACATCTTTCATATAACCATAACCACCACTGGCGCCATCCCAGTAAACCGTTCCAATTTCCCCGGAGCTTTTCAGCTTGGCACTGAAGCCGAAGTTGGAGTTATTGGCGGCCCCGGATGATTTATATAACAGCGAGATCACTACGGCGTAGTTTTCGCTCACACTCCTTACCACTCCCACAGCTCCGTCAGGCCCAATTACCCCCATGTTCGGACGTATACCGTCTTTACTGCCACGGCGGATAGTGATGGTATTGATCTCGCGGTTCACGGAGTTGTTGATCACCTTGGCTTCCCGGTAAAGGAACTTACGCATTTCGGTGCTCAGCAGTTTGCGGGCCGTATCATTACTGTATTTCCTTAATGTATCGAACTTAACGAAGGTTCCTGTATCGCGGGTATCAAAGCTGGAGGCCAGCTCGTTGTGCAAACGGACGTTTTCCTTTACAAGGCTATCGTTGGTAGATTGAAGATGGAAGTAGTATTGTACACCATTGTATTTAGTGTACAGCTTGCCGCTGATGCTACTGGCGGAGTTGAGGTATACAGTACGCTGGAAGTTGTTATTCCTGAATACGAATATAAAGCAAATCACTTCCAGCAGCAGAAACAGAAAGAAGTTGAAATACCGCCTTAAGAAAATGATCAGATTTCGCACTTGATTCGAGTCTTAGGATTCCGGATTTTTCAATCCCGGCAGATTAGATCTGCCGGGACTGTACTAAGTTTATTGCATCAGGAATGGATACTTGCCAATATGTTTCAGGGCAATACCTGTACCTCTTACTACGGCGCGCAGCGGATCGTCTGCAACATGCACCGGCAGTTTGATCTTTTGGCTCAAACGTTTATCCAGGCCACGTAATAATGCACCACCACCGGTGAGGTATAAACCACGGCGGTAGATATCTGATGCCAGCTCCGGCGGCGTTGTTTCCAGCGCTTTCAGGATAGCTTCTTCTATTTTAAAGATTGATTTGTCCAGCGCTTCAGCGATCTCCTGGTAAGATACCATGATCTGCTTGGGGATACCGGTTACAAGGTCACGGCCATTCACGGGGATATCATCCGGTGGGTTATCCAGTTCTTTGAGGGCAGAACCAATGCCGATCTTGATCTGCTCGGCGGTCCTTTCACCGATCAGTAAACTATGATAGCGGCGGAGGGCTTCCATGATATCTGCAGTGAATTCATCACCTGCTATACGGATACTCTGGTCGCACACGATACCAGCCAGGGCAATTACAGAGATACCGGTGGTACCACCTCCGATATCAATGATCATGTTACCTACGGGTTCTTCTACGTCTATACCTATACCAAGGGCAGCGGCCATTGGTTCGTGGATCAGATATACTTCTTTTGCACCTGCCTGCTCAGCAGAGTCGCGCACTGCACGTTTTTCCACCTCTGTGATGCTGGAAGGGATACAGATCACCATCCGCCAGCTTGGCGCAAACAACGGCTTTTTAGGGTATATCATTTTGATAAGCTCACGGATCATGCCCTCGGCCGCATTGAAGTCTGCGATCACACCATCTTTCAATGGACGGATCGTACGCAGGTATTCATGCGTTTTCTCGTGCATCATCATCGCTTTTTTGCCTACAGCAACGATCTTGCCACTGGCTCTTTCTATAGCAACAATGGAAGGCTCGTCTACTACAACTGAGTCATTGTGAATGATCAGTGTATTGGCAGTTCCAAGGTCGATTGCAATCTCCTGAGTTAAAAAGTTAAAGAAGCCCATTGTTTGATACGGTCAAAAATATTTGAATGCAAAAATGAATAATTCTAACGAATATACGATGCAATTATTGGATTTTCTTATCTATACAGAATACAACACGAAGATGTTAACTAACAAATTCATATCCAATATCTCTCCTGTAATACTTACCATCGAATTGAATGCGCTCTGCAGTTTGCCTCGAATGAGCCAACGCTAACTGCAAATCGCTTGCCAAAGATGTAATAGCTATCACACGGCCACCGTTTGTAAGTACCTGATCCCCATCTGCTTTAGTACCTGCATGGAACACCAGCTGGTCTTTTGCCGGGGCTGGTATCTCTGTGATCACCTTTCCTTTTTCATAGGATTCAGGGTATCCTTTGCTTACCAGCATAACAGTAGCTGCTGCACGAGGATCTTCATATACCGTCACCTGGTCCAGGGCCTGTTGTTGTACGGCTGTGAACAGTTCCAGCAGATCGTTCTGCAGGCGCGGGATCACTACCTCTGTTTCCGGATCGCCCATCCTGCAATTGTATTCGATTACAAAGGGTTCTCCTTCCACATTGATCAAACCAAAGAATATAAAGCCCTGGTAAATAATGTTCTCTTTAGCCAAACCTTCTACTGTAGGGCGTATGATACGGTCTTCCACCATTTTCATAAAAGCCCCCTGTGCAAACGGAACAGGTGAAACAGCTCCCATGCCGCCGGTATTCAAACCGGTATCTCCTTCTCCTATCCGCTTGTAATCCTTTGCAGTAGGCAGGACCTTATAGTTCTTACCATCTGTAAGTACGAACACGGAAAGTTCTATACCCGTCAGGAACTGCTCTATCACTACTTTTTTACCGGCCTCTCCAAATTTGGCAGAGCGGATCATTTCTTCAAACTCCTGTACAGCTTCATCATGAGAAGAGGTGATCACTACGCCTTTACCTGCTGCCAGGCCATCAGCCTTCAATACAACAGGTACGGCATGCTGGCGGATATAAGCTACGCCCTCTTCAAAATTCTCCTCACTGAATTCCCGGTAAGCAGCGGTAGGGATATTATGCCTTTGCATAAATAACTTCGCAAAAGCTTTACTGCCCTCCATTTGCGCACCTTCTTCAGAAGGGCCGATCACCGGGATATGCTGTAATGCTGCATCTGCCTTGAAGAAATCATAAACGCCCTTTACCAGCGGTTCCTCGGAACCGGGTACCAGCATATCTATCTTATTGTTCAGGCAGAAATCTTTTATCTTCTCAAAATCACTTACGCCTATGTTCACATTGGTGCCATACGCAGCTGTTCCTGCATTTCCAGGGGCAATGTACAAGTGTGTACATGCAATGCTTTGTGCTATCTTCCAGGCCAGCGCGTGCTCCCGGCCACCACTTCCTAACAGTAAAATATTCATAATGGATTGAAACGTAATGTTATGAGGGGAATCCCAGTTGTTATACCCGTTGTTTAACCAGCGGAAAATTTTTGCAAAGTACGGTCAAAAAAGCCACTTTTTTCATGCAGATGTCTGATTTTCTTTATCTTTCAGCGCAAAATTTATATTGATACTGCTTATCGTCAACTTATCGTCACAGAAAAACAGCAAAATTTAACTGACCATTTATGAATTCACCAGCTACTCCAAAGGGGCACCCGAAAGGGCTTTACGTGTTATTTGCCACTGAAATGTGGGAGCGTTTTAACTACTATGGAATGAGGGCCATCCTGATCTTTTTTATGACGGATGCCTTACTGTATTCAAAACCCTTTGCCTCTAACTTATATGGTGGCTATACCGGGCTTGTATATCTTACTCCCTTAGTTGGGGGATATATAGCCGACAGATATTGGGGAAACAGGCAGTCTATTATTATCGGAGGCCTTTTCATGGCGCTGGCGGAATTCTTCTTATTTGGCTTTGCCAGCTATTACACAGAACTGCGGGAATCCCCGGAACTAGCCAGGCTGCTGTTTTACGTAGGACTGGGGCTGATGATTGCCGGAAATGGTTTTTTCAAACCCAATA includes:
- a CDS encoding rod shape-determining protein, which produces MGFFNFLTQEIAIDLGTANTLIIHNDSVVVDEPSIVAIERASGKIVAVGKKAMMMHEKTHEYLRTIRPLKDGVIADFNAAEGMIRELIKMIYPKKPLFAPSWRMVICIPSSITEVEKRAVRDSAEQAGAKEVYLIHEPMAAALGIGIDVEEPVGNMIIDIGGGTTGISVIALAGIVCDQSIRIAGDEFTADIMEALRRYHSLLIGERTAEQIKIGIGSALKELDNPPDDIPVNGRDLVTGIPKQIMVSYQEIAEALDKSIFKIEEAILKALETTPPELASDIYRRGLYLTGGGALLRGLDKRLSQKIKLPVHVADDPLRAVVRGTGIALKHIGKYPFLMQ
- the purD gene encoding phosphoribosylamine--glycine ligase — protein: MNILLLGSGGREHALAWKIAQSIACTHLYIAPGNAGTAAYGTNVNIGVSDFEKIKDFCLNNKIDMLVPGSEEPLVKGVYDFFKADAALQHIPVIGPSEEGAQMEGSKAFAKLFMQRHNIPTAAYREFSEENFEEGVAYIRQHAVPVVLKADGLAAGKGVVITSSHDEAVQEFEEMIRSAKFGEAGKKVVIEQFLTGIELSVFVLTDGKNYKVLPTAKDYKRIGEGDTGLNTGGMGAVSPVPFAQGAFMKMVEDRIIRPTVEGLAKENIIYQGFIFFGLINVEGEPFVIEYNCRMGDPETEVVIPRLQNDLLELFTAVQQQALDQVTVYEDPRAAATVMLVSKGYPESYEKGKVITEIPAPAKDQLVFHAGTKADGDQVLTNGGRVIAITSLASDLQLALAHSRQTAERIQFDGKYYRRDIGYEFVS
- the mreC gene encoding rod shape-determining protein MreC produces the protein MRNLIIFLRRYFNFFLFLLLEVICFIFVFRNNNFQRTVYLNSASSISGKLYTKYNGVQYYFHLQSTNDSLVKENVRLHNELASSFDTRDTGTFVKFDTLRKYSNDTARKLLSTEMRKFLYREAKVINNSVNREINTITIRRGSKDGIRPNMGVIGPDGAVGVVRSVSENYAVVISLLYKSSGAANNSNFGFSAKLKSSGEIGTVYWDGASGGYGYMKDVPRSAKLHKGDTIITSGFSAVFPENIAVGYIDTFRLSDKSSTAYSIRMKFATNFYNLQYVYVIENLLRDEQTRLEDSTRNLLK